The following are encoded in a window of Solidesulfovibrio magneticus RS-1 genomic DNA:
- a CDS encoding GIY-YIG nuclease family protein, producing the protein MSWFVYIVECSDDTLYCGITCDMDRRINEHNGLQPGGARYTRNRRPVRLVLSAIFENRSEASRAEYKIKMTRKGKKVQTLHALSELGHEKAQ; encoded by the coding sequence GTGTCGTGGTTTGTTTATATAGTCGAATGTTCGGACGACACTCTATATTGCGGAATAACTTGTGATATGGATCGTAGAATTAATGAGCATAATGGGCTGCAGCCAGGTGGAGCAAGATACACAAGAAATCGCAGGCCTGTCCGGCTTGTTTTGAGTGCAATTTTTGAAAATAGATCAGAAGCTTCAAGGGCAGAATATAAAATCAAAATGACACGCAAAGGCAAGAAAGTGCAAACATTGCATGCACTATCAGAGCTTGGCCATGAAAAAGCTCAGTAG